Proteins co-encoded in one Malus domestica chromosome 09, GDT2T_hap1 genomic window:
- the LOC139187859 gene encoding uncharacterized protein, with protein sequence MTDVCNHDSYFVQKKDAYGVMGLLPEQKITAALWMLAYGASADQVDEITRMGKSTILKALMRFYGAVESLYTAEYLRKPTHKDLQRLLKKGEMRGFLGMVGSIDCMHWTWKNCPSAWQGAYGDRKGSKSIILEAVASYDTWIWHAFFGVPGAQNDLNVLAQSPVFNDVLQGKAPKVTYVVNGRRYDGAYYLADGIYPRWETFVKTVPRP encoded by the coding sequence atgactgatgtttgcaaccatgattcttactttgtgcaaaagaaggatgcttatggtgttatgggtctcctTCCTGAGCAAAAAATCACTGCTGCATTGTGGATGCTtgcgtatggagcatctgcagaccaagtggatgagataacgaggatggggaaatcaaccattcttaaggccctgatgaggttttacGGAGCAGTCGAATCTTTGTACACCGCCGAGTACCTCCGAAAACCTACTCATaaggacttgcaaaggcttctgaagaagggcgagatgcgaggttttcttGGGATGGTAggaagcatcgattgtatgcactggacgtggaaaaactgtccaagtgcatggcaaggcgcatACGGGGACagaaaaggatcaaaatctatcattttggaggcagtGGCATCTTATGATACATGGATATGGCACGCCTTTTTTGGGGTTCCGGGGGCTCAAAATGATctcaacgtccttgcccaatccccagtgttcaacgacgtcctgcaaggaaaggcaccaaaagtcacgtacgtCGTCAACGGACGTAGGTACGATGGggcatactacctagctgacggcatttacccacggtgggaaacatttgtcaaaacagtgccacgtccgtga